One window of the Streptomyces asoensis genome contains the following:
- a CDS encoding alpha/beta fold hydrolase, whose protein sequence is MSATVSFTVPSPSGPLPVTVSYARVGRGEPLLLLHGIGHHRQAWDPVVDILAAEREVIAVDLPGFGVSPPLPDGLAYDLPTTAAVFAAFCEALGLDRPHVAGNSLGGLLALELGREKLVRSVTALSPAGFWSQAERRYAFGVLLTMRQISRRMPLPLVERMASTAAGRTALTSTIYARPSRRSPEAVVAETLALARATGFDQTLRAGATVRFTDDLPGVPVTLGWGTRDWLLVRRQGVRAKRIIPAARLVRLPGCGHCPMNDDPALVARVILDGSR, encoded by the coding sequence ATGTCCGCCACCGTCTCCTTCACGGTCCCCTCCCCCAGTGGCCCGCTGCCCGTCACCGTCTCCTACGCGCGCGTGGGCCGGGGCGAGCCGCTGCTCCTGCTGCACGGCATCGGACACCACCGGCAGGCCTGGGACCCGGTGGTGGACATCCTGGCCGCCGAGCGCGAGGTCATCGCCGTGGACCTGCCCGGCTTCGGCGTGTCCCCGCCCCTGCCGGACGGACTGGCCTACGACCTGCCCACGACGGCCGCCGTGTTCGCCGCCTTCTGCGAGGCGCTGGGGCTCGACCGACCCCACGTCGCGGGCAACTCCCTCGGCGGTCTCCTCGCCCTGGAACTGGGCCGCGAGAAGCTCGTACGGTCCGTCACCGCACTGTCGCCCGCCGGATTCTGGTCGCAGGCCGAGCGGCGCTACGCCTTCGGCGTCCTCCTCACCATGCGGCAGATCTCGCGCCGGATGCCGCTGCCCCTCGTCGAGCGGATGGCGAGCACGGCGGCCGGCCGTACGGCTCTCACCAGCACCATCTACGCCCGCCCGAGCCGCCGTTCACCCGAGGCCGTGGTCGCCGAGACGCTGGCCCTGGCCCGGGCGACCGGGTTCGACCAGACCCTGCGGGCCGGCGCCACCGTCCGGTTCACCGACGACCTCCCCGGTGTCCCGGTCACGCTCGGCTGGGGCACCCGCGACTGGCTGCTCGTGCGCCGCCAGGGCGTCCGGGCCAAGCGGATCATCCCCGCCGCGCGCCTGGTGCGCCTGCCCGGCTGCGGTCACTGCCCGATGAACGACGACCCGGCGCTCGTCGCGCGCGTGATTCTCGACGGCAGCCGCTGA
- a CDS encoding PLP-dependent aminotransferase family protein: protein MTPSGTNPVPQPGSAAWELLLPAASAPPRARGRALQAALRDAVRSGRLAQDTRLPSSRDLAADLGVSRGLVTEAYEQLTAEGYLRSGRGAGTWVSGAVRAARPRARDLAPRPPGVRADFVPGTPDLSLFPRAAWAAAQRGVLAELPHHALGYPDPRGLPRLRTALAELLARRRGVVADPERLVVVSGVAQATALLGLALHARGTDAVGVEDPGSPQHSTLYAAAGVTSVPLALDAEGLAVDPLRSSGVRAVVTTPAHQFPTGIAYSARRRAELLDWARSVDGFVIEDDYDGDFRYDRAPVGALQGLDPERVAYTGSVSKSLAPGLRLGWLLVPEALAEEVVERKRTMDLGHPTLDQALFARFVERGDYDRQLRRCQRAYRERRDALVGALREHFPGTRVSGIAAGLHVIAEFPGRYGPRERFLARTAAASVEVRALAEYAHARAVRGTHLRLVLGYAQMSPARIRDGVRLMAEAVAGG from the coding sequence ATGACGCCATCGGGGACCAATCCCGTCCCGCAGCCCGGGTCGGCGGCCTGGGAGCTGCTGCTGCCGGCCGCCTCGGCCCCGCCGCGCGCGCGTGGCCGTGCGCTCCAGGCCGCCCTGCGGGACGCGGTCCGCTCGGGGCGGCTCGCGCAGGACACCCGGCTGCCGTCGAGCCGGGATCTCGCCGCCGATCTCGGCGTCTCGCGCGGGCTGGTGACGGAGGCGTACGAGCAGTTGACGGCCGAGGGATACCTGCGCAGCGGCCGCGGAGCGGGAACCTGGGTGAGCGGTGCCGTCCGGGCGGCCCGGCCACGCGCGCGTGACCTCGCTCCGCGTCCCCCGGGCGTGAGGGCCGACTTCGTGCCGGGCACGCCGGACCTGTCGCTGTTCCCACGCGCCGCCTGGGCCGCCGCGCAGCGGGGTGTGCTCGCCGAGCTGCCCCATCACGCACTCGGCTATCCCGACCCGCGCGGGCTGCCCCGGCTGCGCACCGCGCTCGCCGAACTCCTCGCCCGCCGCCGGGGCGTGGTCGCCGATCCGGAGCGCCTCGTCGTCGTCTCCGGGGTGGCCCAGGCGACGGCGCTGCTCGGTCTCGCGCTGCACGCGCGCGGGACGGACGCCGTCGGCGTCGAGGACCCCGGGAGCCCCCAGCACAGCACCCTGTACGCGGCGGCGGGCGTCACCTCCGTACCGCTGGCGCTCGACGCCGAGGGGCTGGCCGTGGACCCGCTCAGGTCGTCCGGGGTACGTGCGGTGGTGACGACGCCGGCGCACCAGTTCCCCACCGGGATCGCGTACTCCGCGCGGCGGCGCGCCGAACTGCTCGACTGGGCGAGGTCCGTGGACGGCTTCGTGATCGAGGACGACTACGACGGCGACTTCCGTTACGACCGCGCTCCCGTGGGCGCGCTCCAGGGTCTGGACCCCGAGCGCGTGGCCTACACCGGGTCGGTCAGCAAGTCGCTCGCACCGGGACTGCGGCTCGGCTGGCTGCTCGTTCCCGAGGCGCTGGCCGAGGAGGTCGTCGAGCGCAAGCGGACGATGGACCTCGGCCATCCCACGCTCGACCAGGCGCTGTTCGCCCGGTTCGTGGAGCGCGGCGACTACGACCGTCAGCTGCGCCGCTGCCAGCGGGCCTACCGGGAGCGCCGGGACGCCCTGGTGGGCGCGCTCCGGGAGCACTTCCCCGGGACGCGGGTGTCCGGGATCGCGGCGGGACTGCATGTCATCGCCGAGTTTCCCGGGCGGTACGGGCCGCGGGAGCGGTTCCTCGCGCGGACGGCCGCGGCAAGTGTCGAGGTGCGTGCGCTGGCGGAGTACGCACACGCGCGTGCCGTGCGGGGCACGCACCTACGTCTCGTCCTCGGCTACGCGCAGATGTCGCCCGCGCGCATCCGGGACGGCGTGCGGCTGATGGCGGAGGCCGTCGCGGGCGGGTGA
- a CDS encoding GntR family transcriptional regulator — MGTTQLESVPEPKYWHLKTVLSEALDSEFTVGEILPNERDLAARFGVARATLRQALEQLELEGRLQRRRGVGTTVAPPRMGVAVGSDQQVWPGTGDDGWQAVDCTLAAPPAVVATALETARDQAVHIVRRSRVSHGQPVAAELLYVPVTSVPDLTAIDTPSEAARARAVLRELQRLELEGQDRAVELGSARADDARELDRLPGAPVLVVTTRFFAGGRTAALSVATYRADTCRLTFGASGGVEIHHGPERQAS; from the coding sequence GTGGGGACCACGCAGCTGGAATCGGTACCGGAACCGAAGTACTGGCATCTCAAGACCGTGCTCAGCGAGGCACTCGACTCGGAATTCACCGTCGGCGAGATCCTGCCCAACGAGCGTGACCTGGCCGCCCGCTTCGGCGTCGCCCGCGCCACGCTCCGCCAGGCACTGGAGCAGCTCGAACTGGAGGGCCGGCTCCAGCGCCGCCGGGGCGTCGGCACCACCGTCGCGCCGCCGCGCATGGGCGTCGCCGTCGGCAGCGACCAGCAGGTCTGGCCGGGCACGGGCGACGACGGCTGGCAGGCCGTCGACTGCACGCTCGCGGCTCCGCCCGCGGTCGTCGCCACCGCCCTGGAGACCGCGCGCGACCAGGCCGTGCACATCGTGCGCCGCTCGCGCGTCTCGCACGGCCAGCCCGTCGCCGCCGAACTGCTCTACGTCCCCGTGACGTCGGTGCCCGACCTCACCGCGATCGACACCCCCTCCGAGGCGGCACGCGCGCGTGCGGTGCTGCGCGAGCTCCAGCGCCTGGAACTGGAGGGCCAGGACCGCGCCGTGGAGCTGGGCTCGGCCCGCGCGGACGACGCCCGGGAACTCGACCGCCTCCCCGGCGCCCCCGTCCTCGTCGTCACCACCCGCTTCTTCGCCGGGGGACGCACCGCGGCGCTCTCCGTCGCGACCTACCGCGCGGACACCTGCCGGCTGACGTTCGGCGCGTCCGGCGGCGTGGAGATACACCACGGTCCGGAGCGCCAGGCCTCCTGA